The following are encoded in a window of Arctopsyche grandis isolate Sample6627 chromosome 4, ASM5162203v2, whole genome shotgun sequence genomic DNA:
- the LOC143910893 gene encoding 1,5-anhydro-D-fructose reductase-like isoform X2, translating into MSKINVNLPTGAAMPALGFGTWQATDEELESALNNALECGYRHIDTALVYENEAVIGKVLKQWLDSGRLKREDLFVVTKLPPSGNHPCLVRKFFTQSLDALQLEYLDLYLIHTPFAFKYVEGNLHPTNEDGEFLVDINTDHIAIWREMEKLQDEGLAKAIGLSNFNERQIKRICDNARVKPSNLQVELHVYFQQRPLVEFCKQRNITITAYSPLGSRGITSFMKKLGRDFPDLLSNPVILEIAKKYGKSAGQILLRHIVQRGIAAIPKSTNQERMKQNIDIFDFELSPEDITKVDNLDLGEDGRVCDFAFFKGLNKHPEFPF; encoded by the exons GCAACAGATGAAGAATTGGAGAGCGCTTTGAACAACGCCTTGGAATGTGGTTATCGTCACATAGACACTGCACTTGTATACGAGAACGAAGCCGTAATTGGAAAAGTTCTCAAACAGTGGTTAGATTCGGGTAGATTAAAGAGAGAAGACTTATTTGTGGTTACAAAACTTCCACCGAGCG GAAATCATCCGTGTTTGGTGCGAAAGTTTTTTACCCAATCATTGGATGCTCTTCAATTGGAATATTTAGATCTTTATTTAATTCATACACCGTTTGCTTTTAAGTATGTGGAAGGAAATCTGCATCCAACTAATGAAGATGGAGAATTCTTAGTCGACATTAACACCGATCATATAGCAATATGGAGG GAGATGGAAAAACTACAGGATGAAGGATTAGCGAAAGCAATTGGTCTTTCGAATTTCAATGAACGACAGATCAAGCGCATTTGTGACAATGCACGTGTTAAACCTTCAAATCTTCAAGTGGAGCTTCATGTTTACTTTCAACAAAGGCCGTTAGTTGAATTCTGTAAGCAGCGTAACATAACTATAACAGCATATTCTCCATTGGGATCCCGAGGAATAACTTCGTTTATGAAAAAATTAGG CCGAGATTTTCCCGATCTTTTGAGCAACCCAGTGATATTGGAGATAgcaaaaaaatatggaaaaagtgCCGGACAAATTTTGCTTCGCCATATTGTCCAACGGGGAATTGCAGCCATACCGAAAAGTACTAATCAAGAAAGAATGAAACAA aaCATCGACATATTCGATTTCGAATTATCTCCAGAGGATATTACAAAAGTGGACAATTTAGATTTGGGAGAAGATGGTCGAGTATGTGATTTTGCTTTCTTCAAAGGACTCAACAAACATCCTGAATTTCCATTTTAG
- the LOC143910893 gene encoding 1,5-anhydro-D-fructose reductase-like isoform X1 has protein sequence MSKINVNLPTGAAMPALGFGTWQATDEELESALNNALECGYRHIDTALVYENEAVIGKVLKQWLDSGRLKREDLFVVTKLPPSGNHPCLVRKFFTQSLDALQLEYLDLYLIHTPFAFKYVEGNLHPTNEDGEFLVDINTDHIAIWREMEKLQDEGLAKAIGLSNFNERQIKRICDNARVKPSNLQVELHVYFQQRPLVEFCKQRNITITAYSPLGSRGITSFMKKLGFDRDFPDLLSNPVILEIAKKYGKSAGQILLRHIVQRGIAAIPKSTNQERMKQNIDIFDFELSPEDITKVDNLDLGEDGRVCDFAFFKGLNKHPEFPF, from the exons GCAACAGATGAAGAATTGGAGAGCGCTTTGAACAACGCCTTGGAATGTGGTTATCGTCACATAGACACTGCACTTGTATACGAGAACGAAGCCGTAATTGGAAAAGTTCTCAAACAGTGGTTAGATTCGGGTAGATTAAAGAGAGAAGACTTATTTGTGGTTACAAAACTTCCACCGAGCG GAAATCATCCGTGTTTGGTGCGAAAGTTTTTTACCCAATCATTGGATGCTCTTCAATTGGAATATTTAGATCTTTATTTAATTCATACACCGTTTGCTTTTAAGTATGTGGAAGGAAATCTGCATCCAACTAATGAAGATGGAGAATTCTTAGTCGACATTAACACCGATCATATAGCAATATGGAGG GAGATGGAAAAACTACAGGATGAAGGATTAGCGAAAGCAATTGGTCTTTCGAATTTCAATGAACGACAGATCAAGCGCATTTGTGACAATGCACGTGTTAAACCTTCAAATCTTCAAGTGGAGCTTCATGTTTACTTTCAACAAAGGCCGTTAGTTGAATTCTGTAAGCAGCGTAACATAACTATAACAGCATATTCTCCATTGGGATCCCGAGGAATAACTTCGTTTATGAAAAAATTAGGGTTCGA CCGAGATTTTCCCGATCTTTTGAGCAACCCAGTGATATTGGAGATAgcaaaaaaatatggaaaaagtgCCGGACAAATTTTGCTTCGCCATATTGTCCAACGGGGAATTGCAGCCATACCGAAAAGTACTAATCAAGAAAGAATGAAACAA aaCATCGACATATTCGATTTCGAATTATCTCCAGAGGATATTACAAAAGTGGACAATTTAGATTTGGGAGAAGATGGTCGAGTATGTGATTTTGCTTTCTTCAAAGGACTCAACAAACATCCTGAATTTCCATTTTAG
- the LOC143910896 gene encoding very long chain fatty acid elongase 7-like, which translates to MAVILGKLVDLYNFLNNDISDPRTQDWFLMNNPFPGLAILALYLYSVFDFGPKLMSKKPAFSLKYTLIFYNFIQIIVCVYIVYQSLILALASGYKLLCEPVVVNDDPISIEIAWKVCYAYFIVKIIDLLDTVFFVMRKKQKQVTFLHVYHHAGMVMLSWSIVKWLPGGHGIMLIIINSFVHTIMYGYYLLAALDDSYKQSIWWKKHVTQLQIIQFGLLFFHFISVFIVDGCQYPKLPSLILIPQNLFLVILFTDFYLRAYHSKKNIS; encoded by the exons atggCGGTAATTTTGGGAAAATTAGTTGACTTGTATAACTTTTTAAATAACGACATCAGCG ATCCTCGTACTCAAGATTGGTTCCTGATGAACAACCCGTTTCCTGGTTTGGCAATATTAGCCCTGTACTTGTACAGTGTATTCGACTTCGGCCCAAAGCTCATGTCTAAAAAACCAGCATTCTCTCTCAAATatactttgatattttacaacTTCATCCAAATTATAGTATGTGTGTACATCGTTTATCAG aGTTTAATACTAGCGTTGGCAAGTGGATATAAATTGTTATGTGAACCCGTGGTGGTGAACGATGATCCAATTTCAATTGAGATTGCGTGGAAAGTCTGCTATGCATActttattgtaaaaattattgaTTTGTTAGATACA gtttTTTTCGTTATGAGAAAGAAGCAAAAGCAAGTTACATTTTTGCATGTGTACCACCATGCTGGAATGGTGATGCTATCTTGGTCAATTGTCAAATGGTTACcag GTGGACATGGCATaatgttaattattataaattcattcgttCACACTATTATGTATGGATATTATTTATTAGCAGCCCTTGACGACTCGTATAAACAATCAATTTGGTGGAAAAAACATGTTACACAACTTCAAATT ataCAATTTGGATTGCTATTTTTTCACTTCATATCGGTTTTCATTGTAGATGGATGTCAATACCCGAAATTACCATCGCTTATTTTGATACCTCAAAACTTGTTTTTAGTAATTCTTTTTACAGACTTTTACTTGAGGGCTTAtcattcaaagaaaaatatttcttaa